In one Silene latifolia isolate original U9 population chromosome 10, ASM4854445v1, whole genome shotgun sequence genomic region, the following are encoded:
- the LOC141607015 gene encoding serpin-ZX-like, translating to MDDLRQLITDQTHVSLKIAHHVASTNSSPTNIVFSPLSLHVILGLIAAGSSGSTRDELLSVLGSHSIDDLNKLFSEIVPLVFADGSTSGGPKLRFANGVWVDESLPFKPEFKRVVEDLHKASCSQVDFLHNADEVASEVNSWAEKQTGGLIKDLLPPGSVDNMTRLIFTNALYFKGAWNQTFDPSETKENDFHLLDGTSVKVPYMTSDRYQFVRTFDGFKVLQLRYQNGKGKRYFSMYFFLPDEKDGLLALSERVASEPGFLDKHLPFREAKLSNFKLPRFKISFGFGASKVLKGLGINLAFSGGGLTEMVDSPEGKNLGVPSIFHKSLIEVNEEGTEAAAVSVLRIKRLCSRVVEKMDFVADHPFMYLIREDITGVVLFVGHVVNPLEN from the exons ATGGACGACCTCCGACAATTGATCACCGATCAAACCCACGTGTCACTCAAAATCGCACACCACGTGGCATCAACCAATTCATCGCCGACCAACATAGTATTCTCCCCACTCTCACTTCACGTGATACTCGGCCTTATCGCAGCCGGGTCATCCGGGTCGACCCGGGACGAGTTACTATCCGTTCTCGGGTCGCACTCCATCGATGACCTCAACAAGCTTTTCTCGGAAATCGTGCCGCTTGTGTTTGCAGATGGGAGTACGTCAGGTGGGCCCAAGTTAAGGTTCGCTAACGGAGTTTGGGTTGATGAAAGTTTGCCGTTTAAACCCGAGTTTAAACGGGTCGTTGAGGATTTGCATAAAGCTTCGTGTTCTCAAGTTGACTTTCTCCACAAT GCAGATGAAGTAGCTTCTGAAGTGAATTCATGGGCGGAGAAACAGACAGGCGGCCTCATTAAAGATTTGCTACCTCCTGGATCAGTTGATAACATGACGAGGCTTATATTTACAAATGCATTGTACTTTAAGGGAGCATGGAATCAGACGTTTGATCCATCGGAAACAAAAGAAAACGACTTCCATCTCCTCGATGGCACCTCGGTCAAAGTGCCTTACATGACCAGCGACCGATATCAGTTTGTCAGGACATTTGATGGTTTCAAAGTTCTTCAACTACGTTACCAGAATGGGAAGGGAAAGCGTTACTTCTCCATGTATTTCTTTCTGCCAGATGAAAAAGACGGATTGTTAGCGTTATCTGAGAGAGTGGCTTCTGAACCCGGTTTCCTAGATAAACACCTTCCGTTCAGGGAAGCTAAACTTAGCAATTTTAAACTCCCACGGTTTAAAATATCATTCGGGTTTGGAGCTTCTAAGGTTTTGAAGGGTTTAGGAATTAACTTGGCTTTCTCGGGAGGTGGCCTTACCGAGATGGTGGACTCTCCCGAGGGTAAAAACCTTGGTGTCCCGAGCATTTTCCATAAGTCTTTGATTGAGGTGAACGAGGAAGGCACAGAAGCTGCTGCGGTTTCTGTTCTTCGCATAAAGAGACTGTGTTCTAGAGTTGTTGAGAAAATGGACTTTGTGGCTGATCATCCATTCATGTATTTAATCAGAGAGGACATAACTGGAGTCGTGTTGTTCGTCGGACATGTCGTTAACCCTCTCGAGAATTAG
- the LOC141604704 gene encoding serpin-ZX-like, with translation MERVDMDLPQLITNQTHVSMKIAHHVASSESTPKNSVSSPLSLHAILGLIAAGSSGSTRDELTLVLGSNSIDDVNKLFSEIVPLLFADGSKSGGPKLSFANGVWVDQSLPFKPEFKRVVQDLYKAVSSQVDFLTNAAEVASEVNSWAEKQTSGLIKDLLPSESVDETTKLIFANALYFKGAWNKAFNPSRTKEDDFHLLDGTSVKVPYMRSYEDQFIKTWDDFKVLRLPYKQGEDKRQFSMYFLLPNEKDGLLALSEKVAFEPGFLDEHLPVWEVEVGDFRVPRFKISFGFEASNILRGLGINLAFSGGGLTEMVESPEGKNLGVSSIFHKAFIEVNEEGTEAAAASVGVVSFCSLRIVEKVDFVADHPFMYLIREDTTGVVLFVGHVVNPREN, from the exons ATGGAGAGGGTTGACATGGACCTCCCACAATTGATCACAAACCAAACCCACGTATCAATGAAAATCGCACACCACGTGGCATCATCAGAGTCAACCCCAAAAAACTCAGTATCATCTCCACTCTCTCTGCACGCGATACTCGGCCTGATCGCAGCCGGGTCATCCGGATCGACCCGAGACGAGTTGACCTTGGTTCTTGGGTCGAACTCAATCGATGACGTCAACAAGCTTTTCTCGGAAATCGTGCCACTTTTGTTCGCAGATGGGAGTAAGTCAGGTGGGCCCAAATTGAGCTTCGCTAATGGAGTTTGGGTTGATCAGAGCTTGCCTTTTAAACCCGAGTTTAAACGGGTCGTTCAGGATTTGTATAAGGCTGTTTCTTCTCAAGTTGACTTTCTCACCAAT GCAGCTGAAGTAGCTTCTGAAGTGAATTCATGGGCAGAGAAACAGACAAGCGGCCTCATTAAAGATTTGCTACCTTCAGAATCAGTTGATGAGACGACGAAGCTTATATTTGCAAATGCACTGTATTTTAAGGGAGCGTGGAATAAGGCGTTTAATCCATCGAGAACAAAAGAAGACGACTTCCATCTCCTCGATGGCACCTCAGTCAAAGTACCCTACATGCGTAGCTATGAAGACCAGTTTATTAAAACTTGGGACGATTTCAAAGTCCTTCGTCTACCTTACAAGCAAGGCGAGGACAAGCGCCAATTCTCCATGTATTTCCTTCTTCCGAATGAAAAAGACGGTTTATTAGCATTATCTGAGAAAGTAGCTTTTGAACCCGGTTTCCTAGATGAACACCTTCCCGTTTGGGAAGTCGAAGTTGGAGATTTTAGAGTTCCGCGGTTTAAAATATCATTTGGGTTTGAAGCTTCTAACATTTTGAGGGGTTTAGGAATTAACTTGGCTTTCTCGGGAGGTGGCTTGACTGAGATGGTGGAGTCTCCTGAGGGTAAAAACCTTGGCGTCTCGAGCATTTTCCACAAAGCTTTTATTGAGGTGAATGAAGAAGGTACAGAAGCCGCTGCAGCTTCTGTCGGTGTCGTAAGTTTTTGCTCTCTAAGAATTGTTGAGAAAGTGGACTTTGTGGCTGATCATCCATTCATGTATTTGATCAGAGAGGACACGACTGGAGTCGTGTTGTTCGTCGGACATGTCGTGAACCCTCGTGAGAATTAG
- the LOC141604706 gene encoding serpin-ZX-like: MNEVDMDLRQLITDQTHVSLKIAHHVASAESTPKNSVSSPLSLHVILGLIAAGSSGSTRDEILSVLKSNSIDDLNKRFSEIVPVVFADGSTSGGPKLSFANGVWVDQSLPFKPGFKRVVEDLYKAVSSQVDFLNHADEVASEVNSWAEKQTSGLIKDLLPPGSVDNMTRLIFANALYFKGEWDQKFDPSKTKENDFHLLDGTSVKVPYMTSYSDQFIRTFDGFKILSLPYKQGEDRRQFSMYFLLPDEKDGLLPLYEKVASEPDFLDTHLTYVKVEVGDFRLPRFKISLGFEASKVLKGLGINSAFSRGDLTEMVDSPQAEDLGVSNIFHKSFIEVNEEGTEAAAASAGVIMLMCLREKVDFVADHPFMYLIRENTTGVVLFVGHVVNPLEN; encoded by the exons ATGAACGAAGTTGACATGGACCTCCGACAATTGATCACCGATCAAACCCACGTGTCACTCAAAATAGCACACCACGTGGCATCAGCAGAGTCAACCCCAAAAAACTCGGTATCATCCCCACTCTCTCTACACGTGATACTCGGCCTAATCGCAGCCGGGTCATCCGGGTCGACCCGGGATGAGATACTCTCGGTTCTCAAGTCAAACTCAATTGATGACCTCAACAAGCGTTTCTCGGAAATCGTGCCGGTTGTGTTCGCAGATGGGAGTACGTCAGGTGGGCCCAAGTTGAGCTTCGCTAATGGAGTTTGGGTTGATCAGAGTTTGCCGTTTAAACCCGGATTTAAACGGGTCGTCGAGGATTTGTACAAAGCTGTCTCTTCTCAAGTTGACTTTCTCAACCAT GCAGATGAAGTAGCTTCAGAAGTGAATTCATGGGCAGAGAAACAGACAAGCGGCCTCATCAAAGATTTGCTACCTCCTGGATCAGTTGATAACATGACGAGGCTTATATTTGCAAATGCATTGTACTTTAAGGGAGAATGGGATCAGAAGTTTGATCCatcgaaaacaaaagaaaacgacTTTCATCTCCTCGATGGCACCTCAGTCAAAGTCCCCTACATGACCAGCTACTCCGACCAGTTTATCAGAACATTTGACGGTTTCAAAATTCTTAGTCTACCTTACAAGCAAGGTGAGGACAGGCGTCAATTCTCCATGTACTTCCTTCTTCCTGATGAAAAAGACGGTCTGCTACCGTTATATGAGAAAGTGGCTTCTGAACCCGATTTCCTAGACACCCACCTTACATACGTGAAAGTCGAAGTTGGCGATTTTAGACTTCCACGATTCAAAATATCATTAGGGTTCGAGGCATCTAAGGTCTTGAAGGGTTTAGGAATTAACTCGGCTTTCTCGAGGGGTGACCTGACCGAGATGGTGGATTCTCCTCAGGCTGAAGACCTTGGTGTCTCGAATATTTTCCACAAATCTTTTATCGAGGTGAATGAGGAAGGCACAGAAGCTGCTGCGGCTTCTGCCGGTGTTATTATGTTGATGTGTCTTAGAGAGAAAGTGGACTTTGTGGCTGATCATCCATTCATGTATTTGATCAGAGAGAACACGACTGGAGTCGTGCTGTTCGTCGGACATGTCGTGAACCCTCTTGAGAATTAG